In Blattabacterium cuenoti, a single window of DNA contains:
- the ruvB gene encoding Holliday junction branch migration DNA helicase RuvB, with protein sequence MKKKIYNVSCVEKSLTPKGFKDFLGQEDLLSNLKIFIQAAKVRNEALDHILFHGPPGLGKTTLANIVANELGVNIKEVSGAILDKPGDLAGVLIHLNLNDVLFIDEIHRLSPIVEEYLYSAMENYKIDIIIDSGSKAKSVQIDLSPFTLIGATTRAGLLTAPMRSRFGINIRINYYKKIYLKNIIHRSAKILNIPITEKASFEIADRSRGTPRIANYLLRRVRDFAQIKGTGIINSNICNFSLKALHVDKYGLDEMDNKILTYIIDHFEGGPVGIKTIATAISENSNTIEEVYEPFLIKEGYLIRTPRGRIATKLAYRHLKKTRY encoded by the coding sequence TTGAAAAAAAAAATATATAACGTGTCTTGTGTAGAAAAGTCTTTGACTCCAAAAGGATTTAAAGATTTTCTTGGGCAAGAGGATCTTTTATCCAATTTGAAGATTTTTATTCAAGCTGCTAAGGTAAGAAACGAAGCATTAGACCATATTTTATTTCATGGACCACCAGGGTTAGGAAAAACTACACTTGCTAATATTGTAGCTAATGAATTGGGAGTAAATATTAAAGAAGTATCTGGAGCTATTTTGGATAAACCTGGAGATTTAGCAGGAGTTCTAATCCACTTAAATTTAAATGATGTATTATTTATAGATGAAATTCATCGTCTTTCTCCTATAGTAGAGGAATATTTATATTCTGCTATGGAAAATTATAAAATAGATATTATTATAGATTCTGGATCTAAAGCAAAATCTGTTCAAATTGATTTATCACCTTTTACGTTAATAGGTGCTACTACAAGAGCTGGATTATTAACAGCTCCTATGCGTTCTCGTTTTGGAATTAATATACGTATTAATTATTACAAAAAAATATATTTAAAAAATATTATCCATAGAAGTGCCAAAATATTAAATATACCAATTACTGAAAAAGCTTCTTTTGAAATTGCTGATAGAAGTCGTGGAACACCAAGAATTGCAAATTACTTACTTCGTAGAGTTCGTGATTTTGCACAAATAAAAGGAACTGGAATTATTAATAGCAATATTTGTAATTTTAGTCTTAAAGCATTACATGTAGATAAATATGGGTTAGATGAAATGGATAATAAAATTCTTACATATATTATTGATCATTTTGAAGGAGGTCCTGTTGGAATCAAAACAATAGCAACTGCTATCAGTGAAAATTCAAATACTATTGAAGAAGTTTATGAACCTTTTTTAATTAAAGAAGGTTATTTAATAAGAACTCCTAGAGGAAGAATTGCTACAAAATTAGCTTATAGACATTTAAAAAAAACTAGATATTAA
- a CDS encoding adenylosuccinate synthase, with amino-acid sequence MPSNVIVGLQWGDEGKGKITDLLSENSDYVVRYQGGNNSGHSIHIKNHHFILHLIPSGVIHPLIKCIIGPGVVVDPKSLIKELNKLESIGINTSQVFLAKRAHVTMPYHYLLDQYIEEYLGDKSIGTTRRGIGPTYEDKIGRIGIRILDFFNLKTFYKKLKQVLHYKNQIITKIYKRDPLSFKLIYEEYIEYYKVLSPRIIDSVYEIHNAFKKRKKIIFEGAQAMLLDINYGTYPYVTTSSTSTGSVCSGVGIPPNYLNNFIGVAKAYCTRVGHGPFPTEIQDTKIAHVLRKVGYEYGSTTNRARRCGWLDLLSLKYSCMINGINGLVITKLDVLSELDIIKVGVGYTINGKKLKNFPADLENVEEQNIESTYVEFTGWNHNISDISDYDNLPTNCKKYINFIEQYLNLNILLISVGTERNQNIIKNKSLFFKIFS; translated from the coding sequence ATGCCTTCAAATGTTATTGTTGGACTCCAATGGGGAGACGAGGGAAAAGGAAAAATTACTGATTTATTGTCTGAAAATTCAGATTATGTTGTTCGTTATCAAGGAGGTAATAATTCTGGACATTCTATACATATTAAAAATCATCATTTTATACTTCATCTAATACCGTCTGGAGTTATTCATCCTTTGATTAAATGTATTATTGGTCCAGGTGTTGTAGTAGATCCTAAATCTTTAATCAAAGAATTAAACAAATTGGAATCAATAGGAATAAATACTTCACAAGTGTTTTTAGCAAAAAGAGCACATGTAACTATGCCATATCATTATTTATTAGATCAATATATTGAAGAATATTTAGGGGATAAATCAATTGGAACAACTAGACGAGGAATAGGGCCAACATATGAAGATAAAATTGGAAGAATCGGAATTCGTATATTAGATTTTTTTAACTTAAAAACATTTTATAAAAAATTAAAACAAGTTCTTCATTATAAAAATCAAATTATTACAAAAATATATAAACGTGATCCTTTATCTTTTAAATTAATTTATGAAGAATATATAGAGTACTATAAAGTACTTTCTCCTAGAATTATAGATTCTGTTTATGAAATTCATAATGCATTTAAAAAAAGAAAAAAAATTATTTTTGAAGGCGCACAAGCTATGCTTTTAGATATTAATTATGGAACATATCCTTATGTCACAACTTCTTCTACATCTACAGGATCGGTATGTTCAGGAGTTGGAATTCCTCCAAATTATTTAAATAATTTTATAGGTGTAGCAAAAGCTTATTGCACTCGTGTAGGTCATGGGCCTTTTCCTACAGAAATTCAGGATACGAAAATAGCACATGTGTTAAGAAAAGTAGGCTATGAATATGGATCAACTACTAATAGAGCAAGAAGATGTGGATGGTTAGATTTATTATCTTTAAAATATTCTTGTATGATTAACGGAATTAATGGATTGGTTATTACTAAATTGGATGTTTTAAGCGAACTGGATATTATTAAAGTAGGAGTAGGATATACAATTAATGGAAAAAAATTAAAAAATTTTCCAGCAGATTTAGAAAATGTTGAAGAACAAAATATAGAATCTACATATGTAGAGTTTACTGGATGGAATCATAATATTTCGGATATTTCTGATTATGATAATTTACCTACAAATTGTAAAAAATATATTAACTTTATTGAACAATATTTAAATTTGAATATTTTATTGATTTCTGTTGGAACTGAACGAAATCAAAATATTATTAAAAATAAATCTTTATTTTTTAAGATTTTTTCATAA
- the purB gene encoding adenylosuccinate lyase — protein sequence MNEYKNPLVERYSSKEMIYNFSPKKKFLTWRKLWVALAEIQKKLGINITNEQIKNLQSCLKNNDINWNIVSCYENKFRHDVMAHLYAFGEQASLAKPIIHLGATSAFVTDNTDLIIIRDGLKIILKKLILVIFKLRNFALEYHKIPTLAFTHYQPAQLTTVGKRATTWIHSLLMDLQELEFRLKNLFFRGAKGTVGTSASFKELFDGNLDKVKKMEIELSKQFGFNQVYPITSQTYDRKVDTQILNLLSNISQSAHKFSNDVRLLQNLKELEEPFEDNQIGSSAMSYKRNPILSERISSLSKYVMSLSHSSEMVAATQWLERTLDDSANRRLVIPQSFLSVDAILIIWNNIMERIIVYPKMIAKNINKELPFFITEYIIVESVKHGADRQDIHERIRTHSMEVNKEIKLKGKKNNFIQRIINDKNIPVNENKIKQMLNPNIFIGFASIQVIEFIENHINPILNKFHYLLD from the coding sequence GTGAACGAATATAAAAATCCATTAGTTGAACGATATAGCAGTAAAGAAATGATTTATAATTTTTCTCCAAAAAAAAAGTTCTTGACTTGGAGAAAACTTTGGGTTGCTTTAGCTGAAATACAAAAAAAATTAGGGATCAATATCACCAATGAACAAATAAAAAATTTACAATCTTGTTTAAAAAACAATGACATCAATTGGAATATAGTTTCCTGTTATGAAAATAAATTTAGGCATGATGTAATGGCTCATTTATATGCTTTTGGAGAACAAGCAAGTTTAGCCAAACCTATTATTCATTTAGGTGCTACCAGTGCGTTTGTAACGGATAATACAGATCTCATTATTATTCGTGACGGATTAAAAATAATTTTAAAAAAATTAATTTTAGTTATTTTTAAACTTAGAAATTTTGCTTTAGAATATCATAAAATTCCTACTTTAGCGTTTACTCATTATCAACCAGCACAATTAACTACTGTTGGAAAAAGAGCTACTACTTGGATCCATAGCTTGCTTATGGATTTACAAGAATTAGAATTTAGATTAAAAAATCTTTTTTTTAGAGGTGCAAAAGGTACAGTTGGTACATCTGCTAGTTTTAAAGAATTATTTGACGGTAATTTGGATAAGGTGAAAAAAATGGAAATAGAACTATCAAAACAATTTGGATTTAATCAAGTGTATCCAATAACAAGTCAAACTTATGATAGAAAAGTAGATACACAAATATTAAATTTATTGTCTAATATTTCCCAATCTGCTCATAAATTTAGTAATGATGTAAGATTACTACAAAATTTAAAAGAACTAGAAGAACCTTTTGAAGACAATCAGATTGGATCCAGTGCCATGTCATATAAAAGAAATCCTATATTGAGTGAACGAATATCTTCTTTATCTAAATATGTAATGTCTTTATCTCATAGTTCAGAAATGGTTGCTGCTACACAATGGTTAGAAAGAACGTTAGATGATTCTGCTAATCGTAGATTAGTTATTCCACAATCTTTCTTATCAGTAGATGCAATTTTAATAATATGGAATAACATTATGGAAAGAATAATTGTATATCCTAAAATGATTGCAAAAAATATTAATAAAGAACTTCCATTTTTTATCACAGAATATATTATTGTAGAAAGTGTTAAACATGGAGCAGATAGACAAGATATTCATGAAAGAATTAGGACCCATTCTATGGAGGTAAATAAAGAAATTAAATTAAAAGGAAAAAAAAATAATTTTATTCAAAGAATTATAAATGATAAAAATATACCAGTGAATGAAAATAAAATAAAACAAATGTTAAATCCAAATATATTTATAGGGTTTGCTTCTATTCAAGTTATAGAATTTATTGAAAATCATATTAATCCTATTTTAAATAAGTTTCATTATTTATTGGATTAA
- a CDS encoding phosphoribosylformylglycinamidine synthase, which produces MNLKIYIKKKNCFDIYSKELYQELQNLFKISSLYKIIVYQTYDILNVTNKSIFFKDILYKVFVDPVTDVLYTNINLLNPYFEYNIGEYNCRAEAATQCVKIIYPQSKIRVKTGKLIELFGIQNKKDFFTIKNYCSYTTTKKKKKKNNIPSSINFIHLTYYEIKNLHQYFDFSIDIDDLLFIQKYFRYEERRNPTELELRVLDTYWSDHCRHTTFLSSLIDIQFTGCLKKTYHKIFDEYQKDRRKYCVDKKSFPNLMELSTLPSKILLKKRHSNHFVSKENNACTILIDVDIVGKKNIEKWYLLFKNETHNHPTEINPFWGAATCIGGAIRDPLSGRAFVYQSIRLSGAANPTINKTLLYSNNKKISQYKICRDSAYGYSSYGNQIGVPTSHINEIYHEGFIAKRMEIGMVIGAVPVNYVNQKTPQPGDIIVLLGGLTGKEGIGGATDSSKKEHNISQNILKNNLISKLTLDPITERKIQRLFRKKKVTSLIKKCNDFGAGGASVAIGELCDSIELYLDKIPVKKKFTNFTPVELALSESQERMAIVLDPSDLKNFLHFANEENLLAIPIATVMNNKRIIFYHRKKQVLNLKSDFLNSGGVEKKRIVHINSPLTISPFKQSKNVIFNKYTFLNTISKLNVASQKSLVEMFDSTVGGTTVLMPFGGKFQMTPSEGSVHKIPVLNGETNTVSLASWGYHPDISLWSPLHGGAYAIIECISKIVSMGGNYKHTYLSFQEYYQKLENDPSKWGIPFASLLGAYKAQKELGIVSIGGKDSMSGTYQNIHVPPTFVAFGVCIGSSVNIISPEFKKVGNKIYLYHHKPKNNDEMPDFQSIKNAYIKIHKEIVSGKIISAQTVKEGGIAIAISKMAFGNRLGVVINSNTHHLLETHIGSLILEANSTLENKEFILIGKIVDSKYLNFNSVKINIEEAILNWEKTLNPIYNNSFLVKNKANRKNNVNKHYVLYNTKINKRENKTSFKYKVKVRVFIPIFPGTNCELESIRAFENEGAIVITSIFKNLKYKDLIDSIQELKNNIKSSQILMICGGFTYGDEPDGAGKFITSILHNQYIKETIEFLLNKDGLILGICNGFQALIKSGLLPYGKIQLRNYKSPTLTYNELGKHVSQCVRIKVISDNSPWLKGMKNKIYIQPLSHGEGRFYANKKITDILFKKNQIATQYVNFQGTPTLDKAFNPNGSLQSVEGLLNENGKIYGKMTHPERFKHGLLKNIPNIINEDSIFKNAVEYFV; this is translated from the coding sequence ATGAATCTAAAAATTTATATAAAGAAAAAAAATTGTTTTGATATTTATTCCAAAGAATTGTATCAAGAATTACAAAATCTTTTTAAGATATCAAGCTTATATAAAATTATCGTTTATCAAACTTACGACATATTAAATGTAACAAATAAATCGATCTTTTTTAAAGATATTCTATACAAAGTCTTTGTAGATCCTGTAACGGATGTTTTGTATACAAATATCAATTTATTAAATCCATATTTTGAATATAATATAGGTGAATATAATTGCAGAGCTGAAGCCGCTACACAATGCGTAAAAATCATTTATCCACAATCTAAGATTAGAGTTAAAACTGGAAAATTAATTGAATTATTTGGAATTCAAAATAAAAAAGATTTTTTTACAATAAAAAACTACTGTAGTTATACAACTACAAAAAAAAAGAAAAAAAAAAATAATATACCATCTAGTATTAATTTTATACATTTAACTTATTATGAAATAAAGAATCTACATCAATACTTTGATTTTTCTATAGATATTGATGATTTACTATTTATTCAAAAATATTTTCGTTATGAAGAACGTCGTAATCCTACAGAATTAGAGTTAAGAGTTTTAGACACTTATTGGTCAGATCATTGTCGTCATACAACTTTTTTAAGTTCTTTAATTGATATTCAATTTACTGGATGTTTAAAAAAAACATATCATAAAATTTTTGATGAATATCAAAAAGATCGTAGGAAATATTGTGTTGATAAAAAATCATTTCCAAATTTAATGGAACTATCAACACTACCATCAAAAATATTACTTAAAAAAAGACACTCAAATCATTTTGTATCTAAGGAAAATAATGCATGTACAATATTGATCGATGTAGATATTGTTGGTAAAAAAAATATAGAAAAATGGTATCTTCTATTTAAAAATGAAACTCATAACCATCCTACAGAAATTAATCCATTTTGGGGGGCCGCAACTTGTATAGGAGGTGCTATTCGTGATCCTTTATCTGGAAGAGCTTTTGTGTATCAATCTATTAGACTAAGTGGAGCTGCCAATCCAACTATTAATAAGACATTATTATATAGTAATAATAAGAAAATTTCACAATATAAAATATGTAGAGATTCTGCTTATGGATATAGTTCTTATGGAAATCAAATTGGGGTGCCCACAAGTCACATAAATGAAATATATCACGAAGGCTTTATAGCAAAAAGAATGGAAATAGGAATGGTAATAGGCGCTGTTCCAGTTAATTATGTAAATCAAAAAACTCCACAACCAGGTGATATTATTGTATTATTAGGAGGATTAACTGGCAAAGAAGGCATAGGTGGTGCTACCGATTCTTCCAAAAAAGAACATAATATATCACAAAATATATTAAAAAATAATTTGATTTCAAAATTAACATTAGATCCAATAACAGAAAGAAAAATTCAAAGATTATTTCGAAAAAAAAAAGTAACATCATTGATTAAAAAGTGCAATGATTTTGGTGCTGGAGGCGCATCTGTAGCAATTGGAGAATTATGTGATAGTATAGAATTATATTTAGATAAAATTCCTGTTAAAAAAAAATTTACCAATTTTACACCTGTTGAACTAGCTTTATCAGAATCTCAGGAAAGAATGGCAATAGTCTTAGATCCATCTGATTTAAAAAATTTTCTTCATTTTGCTAATGAAGAAAATTTACTAGCTATTCCTATAGCTACTGTTATGAATAACAAAAGAATAATTTTTTATCATAGAAAAAAACAAGTATTAAATTTAAAAAGTGATTTTTTGAATAGTGGTGGAGTTGAAAAAAAAAGAATAGTACATATAAATTCTCCTTTGACCATTTCTCCATTCAAACAATCAAAAAATGTGATATTTAATAAATACACATTTTTAAACACTATATCTAAGTTAAATGTAGCTTCTCAAAAAAGTTTAGTAGAAATGTTTGATAGTACTGTTGGTGGTACTACAGTTTTAATGCCATTTGGAGGAAAATTTCAAATGACACCATCAGAAGGCAGTGTTCATAAAATACCAGTTCTTAATGGAGAAACTAATACTGTTAGTTTAGCTTCTTGGGGTTATCATCCAGATATTTCTTTGTGGAGTCCATTACATGGGGGAGCTTATGCTATAATAGAATGTATTTCTAAAATTGTTTCTATGGGAGGAAATTATAAACACACATATTTGAGTTTTCAAGAATATTATCAAAAATTAGAAAATGATCCTAGTAAATGGGGGATTCCTTTTGCCTCTTTGTTAGGTGCATATAAAGCTCAAAAAGAACTAGGAATAGTATCTATTGGCGGAAAAGATAGTATGTCAGGAACATATCAAAATATACATGTTCCACCAACTTTTGTAGCTTTTGGTGTTTGTATTGGATCTTCTGTAAATATCATATCTCCTGAATTTAAAAAGGTAGGAAATAAAATATATTTATATCATCATAAACCAAAAAATAATGATGAAATGCCTGATTTTCAGTCAATAAAAAATGCATATATCAAAATTCATAAAGAAATTGTTTCAGGTAAAATTATTTCTGCTCAAACAGTCAAAGAAGGTGGAATTGCTATAGCTATTTCTAAAATGGCATTTGGAAATCGTTTAGGAGTTGTGATTAATTCAAATACACATCATTTACTTGAAACCCATATAGGATCATTAATTCTAGAAGCAAATTCTACTTTAGAAAATAAAGAATTTATTCTTATAGGAAAAATTGTCGATTCTAAATATCTTAACTTTAATTCAGTGAAAATTAATATAGAAGAAGCAATTTTAAATTGGGAAAAAACATTAAATCCTATTTATAATAATTCATTTTTGGTAAAAAACAAAGCAAATAGAAAAAATAATGTAAATAAACATTATGTATTATATAATACAAAAATTAATAAAAGAGAGAATAAAACAAGTTTTAAATATAAAGTGAAAGTAAGAGTATTTATCCCGATTTTTCCTGGTACTAATTGTGAATTAGAATCTATACGTGCGTTTGAAAACGAAGGTGCTATAGTAATAACTTCCATATTTAAAAATTTAAAATATAAAGATCTTATTGATTCTATACAAGAATTAAAAAATAATATCAAATCATCACAAATATTAATGATTTGTGGTGGATTTACTTATGGAGATGAACCAGATGGTGCTGGCAAATTTATAACATCTATTTTACACAATCAATATATAAAAGAAACCATTGAATTTTTATTAAATAAAGATGGTTTAATATTAGGTATATGTAATGGATTTCAAGCCCTGATAAAATCAGGATTATTACCATATGGAAAAATACAATTAAGAAATTATAAATCTCCTACTTTAACTTATAATGAATTAGGTAAACATGTTTCTCAATGTGTTAGAATTAAAGTAATTTCTGATAATTCTCCATGGTTAAAAGGAATGAAAAATAAAATTTATATTCAGCCATTATCTCATGGAGAAGGTAGATTTTATGCTAATAAAAAAATTACTGACATTCTATTCAAAAAAAATCAAATAGCCACTCAATATGTAAATTTTCAAGGAACTCCTACTTTAGACAAAGCATTCAATCCTAATGGATCACTTCAATCAGTAGAAGGATTATTAAATGAAAATGGAAAAATTTATGGTAAAATGACTCATCCAGAACGTTTTAAACATGGATTGTTAAAAAATATTCCTAATATTATTAATGAAGATTCTATTTTTAAAAATGCAGTAGAATATTTTGTATAA
- the purE gene encoding 5-(carboxyamino)imidazole ribonucleotide mutase: MKVLIFCGSHSDKKIMNVAENTLNQFNIENTTYIISAHRLPDVLYKKIQEIENERKTDVIIAGAGLSAHLPGIIASTTIIPVIGVPIYNIDNGLLGGLDATMSILQMPKGVPVATVGINNAYNAALLAVHILSIKDKNVQTSLIRFRIENKKNLIKNIKK, from the coding sequence ATGAAAGTATTAATTTTTTGTGGCAGTCACTCAGATAAAAAAATTATGAATGTAGCAGAAAATACGTTAAATCAGTTTAATATTGAAAACACAACTTATATTATTTCAGCTCATCGTTTACCGGATGTATTATATAAAAAAATTCAAGAAATTGAAAATGAAAGAAAAACAGATGTAATTATAGCTGGGGCTGGTTTATCTGCACATCTTCCAGGTATAATTGCATCAACAACAATTATACCTGTGATTGGCGTCCCGATTTATAATATTGATAATGGATTATTGGGAGGGCTGGATGCTACTATGTCTATATTGCAAATGCCTAAAGGTGTTCCAGTAGCTACTGTAGGGATAAACAATGCATATAATGCTGCATTATTAGCAGTACATATTTTATCTATAAAAGATAAAAATGTACAAACATCTTTAATAAGATTTAGAATAGAAAATAAAAAAAATTTGATTAAAAACATCAAAAAATAA
- the purC gene encoding phosphoribosylaminoimidazolesuccinocarboxamide synthase produces MYINYKNNFLFEGKTKKIYNTDNLNEIIIHYKDIITSFDGDKKQILNQKGIINNKISAIMFNLINSFGIKTHFIRRINNREQLCNKLDLFTLEFVIRNIVFGSMSKRLGIKEGVYIQNPIFEIFYKNDFLKDPFINHDHAVFLKIISYEELNIINRISLDINKIIKKFLFDKNIILVDLKLEFGKNQEQDILLADEISPDTCRLWDKATNKKLDKDCFRIGYSNEEIINAYMEVLNKIDK; encoded by the coding sequence ATGTATATAAATTATAAAAATAATTTTCTTTTTGAAGGAAAAACTAAAAAAATATATAATACGGATAATCTTAATGAAATTATTATTCATTATAAAGATATTATTACCTCATTTGATGGGGATAAAAAACAAATTTTAAATCAAAAAGGAATTATTAACAATAAAATATCTGCAATAATGTTTAATTTGATAAATTCTTTTGGAATAAAAACTCATTTTATTCGTAGAATCAATAATAGAGAACAATTATGTAATAAATTAGATTTATTTACATTAGAATTTGTTATTAGAAATATAGTATTTGGAAGTATGTCTAAACGTTTAGGAATCAAAGAAGGAGTATACATACAAAATCCAATTTTTGAAATTTTTTATAAAAATGATTTTTTAAAAGATCCTTTTATTAATCATGATCATGCAGTTTTTTTAAAGATTATTTCTTATGAAGAATTAAATATTATTAATAGAATATCATTAGATATAAATAAAATAATTAAAAAATTTTTGTTTGATAAAAATATTATATTAGTTGATTTGAAATTAGAATTTGGAAAAAATCAGGAACAAGACATTTTACTTGCTGACGAAATTAGTCCTGATACTTGTCGTCTTTGGGATAAAGCAACAAATAAAAAACTTGATAAAGATTGTTTTAGAATCGGATATAGTAATGAAGAAATCATTAATGCTTATATGGAAGTTTTAAACAAAATTGACAAATAA
- the purF gene encoding amidophosphoribosyltransferase, with product MTNNNYKLFINNNQKEYFDRFNEECGIFGIYSPNKIDTFSLIQFGLFALQHRGQEACGFSVLKDGFILSHKSEGLVLDFFRQISNIECYHGNAAIGHTRYSTEGGQSKKNIQPFFGGEDAYGRSIISIVHNGNLTNAKQIRTQLESEGFKFISEYSDSEVILRLIQKYLLSNHNNLEKAIRKTILNIKGAYSVIVLMNNKIAAFRDPNGIRPLCYGILDEKTYIFSSETCGIDSIGGVYIRDIFPGEMIIIDTNSIQFSFLKKKKLTKCKICSFEYIYFSRPDSFIENISVYKIREQSGKKLYEQNPISADVVIGVPDSGVPSAIGYSKASGIPFKPILVKNKYIGRSFILPKQEVRERMVNLKLNSILNEIIGKKIVIIDDSIVRGTTSRRLVNVLRKAGAKEIHFRSASPPIIAPCYLGVDTPSKEDLISYKMNKSEIAKVLDVDTLEFLSMKNLIEILGSHNYCFGCFTENYPIDNK from the coding sequence TTGACAAATAACAATTATAAATTGTTTATTAACAATAATCAAAAAGAATATTTCGATAGATTTAATGAAGAATGTGGAATTTTTGGTATTTATTCTCCTAATAAAATTGATACATTTTCTTTAATTCAATTTGGATTATTTGCCTTGCAACATAGAGGACAAGAAGCCTGTGGATTTTCAGTATTGAAAGATGGGTTTATTTTATCTCATAAAAGCGAAGGATTAGTATTAGATTTTTTTAGACAAATTTCTAATATTGAATGTTATCATGGAAATGCTGCTATTGGACACACACGATATTCTACAGAAGGGGGTCAAAGCAAAAAAAATATTCAACCATTTTTTGGTGGAGAAGATGCTTACGGACGAAGTATTATATCTATAGTTCACAATGGAAATTTAACTAATGCTAAACAGATTAGAACCCAATTAGAGTCAGAAGGATTTAAATTTATATCTGAATATTCTGATTCAGAAGTTATTTTACGTTTAATTCAAAAATATTTATTATCCAATCATAATAATTTAGAAAAAGCAATTAGAAAAACTATTTTAAATATAAAAGGAGCATATTCTGTTATAGTTCTCATGAATAATAAAATAGCTGCTTTCAGAGATCCAAATGGAATAAGACCTTTATGTTATGGAATATTAGATGAAAAGACTTATATTTTTAGCTCTGAAACTTGTGGAATAGATTCTATAGGAGGAGTTTATATTAGAGATATTTTTCCTGGCGAAATGATAATCATAGATACAAATTCTATACAATTTTCTTTTTTAAAAAAAAAAAAATTAACTAAGTGCAAAATTTGTTCTTTTGAGTACATTTATTTTTCTCGTCCAGATTCTTTTATAGAAAATATAAGTGTTTATAAAATACGTGAACAAAGTGGAAAAAAACTTTATGAACAAAATCCAATTAGTGCAGATGTCGTGATAGGAGTCCCAGATTCAGGAGTTCCTTCAGCTATTGGTTATTCCAAAGCATCTGGAATACCATTTAAGCCAATTTTAGTAAAAAATAAATATATAGGAAGATCTTTTATTTTACCTAAACAAGAAGTTCGTGAAAGAATGGTTAATTTAAAATTAAATTCTATTTTAAATGAAATTATAGGTAAAAAAATTGTGATTATTGATGATTCAATTGTTCGTGGTACAACAAGTCGTAGACTAGTTAATGTATTAAGAAAAGCAGGTGCTAAAGAAATACATTTTAGAAGTGCATCTCCACCTATTATTGCACCATGTTATTTGGGAGTTGATACACCAAGTAAAGAAGATCTGATTTCCTATAAAATGAATAAAAGTGAGATTGCAAAAGTTTTAGATGTAGATACTTTAGAATTTTTAAGTATGAAAAATTTAATAGAAATTTTAGGTAGTCACAATTATTGTTTTGGTTGTTTTACTGAAAATTATCCTATTGATAATAAATAA